In Anaerolineales bacterium, one DNA window encodes the following:
- the mscL gene encoding large conductance mechanosensitive channel protein MscL — protein MLKEFREFIMRGNVLDLAVAVIIGGAFGKIVTSLVNDIFMPLIGLLMGGIDFSKQSIPISEEAAIAWGAFVQSIIDFLIIAFVIFLIIKAVNKMKKAPPPADTTTKDCPYCISVIPIKATRCPNCTSELDE, from the coding sequence ATGCTCAAGGAATTCAGGGAATTCATCATGCGCGGCAACGTGCTCGACCTCGCCGTTGCCGTTATCATCGGCGGCGCCTTCGGCAAGATCGTCACCTCGCTCGTCAACGACATCTTTATGCCGTTGATCGGTCTGTTGATGGGAGGCATTGACTTCAGCAAACAATCGATCCCCATTAGTGAAGAGGCAGCCATTGCCTGGGGCGCATTCGTGCAATCCATCATTGACTTTCTCATCATTGCCTTCGTCATTTTCCTGATTATCAAAGCCGTCAACAAGATGAAGAAAGCCCCGCCGCCCGCGGACACGACCACAAAAGATTGTCCATATTGTATAAGTGTCATCCCCATCAAAGCCACGCGCTGTCCGAACTGCACATCTGAACTTGACGAGTAA
- a CDS encoding alpha/beta hydrolase — MSSITTDQGIVHYEVYGRGRPVILLHGWLGSWGLWQETMAYLGAFYRTYALDFWGFGESGKKRETYAVSDFVSLVDQFMEQLGIVHAPLVGHSMGGTVSLAVAIQYPQRVSKVVVVGSPMVGSSLAPLLKIAGKRPIAFMLFNMMGVFRSGMRMYSPFICRDPRFPEMMDRDLSRTTVESFLLSIASLRRTDLTAMLPQIKVPAMGMYGDKDVIVHPLQWQPMQKGIPHAVIERFPAAGHFPMLEEPASFSQKLKSFLDQDTPTP, encoded by the coding sequence GTGTCATCCATCACCACTGATCAGGGAATTGTTCATTATGAAGTGTACGGGCGGGGGCGTCCCGTAATTCTTTTGCATGGTTGGCTTGGTTCGTGGGGGTTGTGGCAGGAAACCATGGCGTATCTGGGAGCCTTCTACCGCACCTATGCCCTCGACTTTTGGGGTTTCGGGGAATCTGGTAAAAAGCGCGAGACCTACGCGGTTTCCGATTTTGTCAGCCTTGTCGATCAATTTATGGAGCAGTTGGGCATTGTCCACGCGCCGCTGGTGGGGCACAGTATGGGCGGCACTGTCAGCCTGGCTGTTGCCATTCAGTACCCGCAGCGCGTCAGCAAAGTGGTGGTGGTGGGTTCGCCGATGGTGGGGTCATCGCTGGCACCGTTGTTGAAAATCGCGGGCAAACGGCCGATTGCGTTCATGCTTTTCAATATGATGGGTGTGTTTCGCAGCGGGATGCGGATGTATTCCCCCTTTATTTGCAGAGATCCACGCTTTCCAGAGATGATGGATCGCGACCTCTCCCGTACAACCGTTGAATCATTCCTGCTTTCCATCGCTTCGCTTCGCCGCACAGACTTGACTGCCATGCTCCCGCAGATCAAAGTCCCCGCGATGGGCATGTACGGTGATAAGGACGTCATTGTCCATCCCTTGCAGTGGCAGCCCATGCAAAAAGGCATCCCCCATGCAGTGATCGAACGATTCCCTGCAGCGGGTCATTTCCCTATGCTGGAAGAGCCGGCCTCCTTCAGCCAGAAATTAAAATCCTTTCTTGATCAAGACACCCCAACCCCATGA
- a CDS encoding GNAT family protein: MLDIQTQLFEATDIRFGPIDHETHPEIESKWSHDTDFMRLMELKPVRPLSPAMVKKQYEAVEKEMEQDKNLFYFTIRAREDDRFIGKALVEWIDWANGNGFVRLGIGALEDRRKGYGSQALTMLLRYAFGELNLYRVTAVVAAYNEGAIRLFQKFGFMEEVRRRKALHRDGEFWDIVSFGLLNTEWREQASA; this comes from the coding sequence ATGCTAGACATTCAAACCCAGTTGTTTGAAGCGACGGATATCCGTTTCGGTCCCATTGACCATGAAACGCATCCTGAGATCGAATCCAAATGGTCGCATGATACTGATTTCATGCGCCTGATGGAACTTAAACCAGTCCGTCCGCTTTCGCCGGCGATGGTGAAGAAACAGTATGAAGCTGTCGAAAAGGAGATGGAGCAGGATAAGAACCTCTTCTATTTCACCATCCGTGCCCGCGAAGATGACCGTTTCATCGGCAAGGCGCTTGTGGAATGGATCGATTGGGCGAACGGCAATGGCTTTGTCCGCCTTGGGATCGGCGCGCTGGAGGATAGACGCAAGGGCTACGGCTCGCAGGCATTGACCATGCTCCTGCGCTATGCCTTTGGCGAGTTGAACCTGTACCGTGTCACTGCGGTGGTGGCTGCCTATAATGAAGGCGCGATCCGCCTCTTCCAGAAGTTCGGCTTTATGGAAGAGGTACGTCGCAGAAAAGCCCTGCACCGTGACGGAGAATTTTGGGACATCGTCTCTTTCGGCTTGTTGAATACCGAATGGCGCGAGCAGGCGTCGGCGTAG
- a CDS encoding DUF4388 domain-containing protein: MALRGNLRDFTITQLLNLINLASKTGTLVVDGASEQAFLSFRDGKLAYARIGKEDGSLANILHKANKINANQYRAIADRAGQMSDKELGLLLINAGYLSQEDILLNLQGYFTDVVRRLFTWVEGIFRFENEMLPPEDRINVRLDLENIIIEGSRQLREQEQLQDEIPSLDMALRFTERPLTNVNLSVDEWKVVKFVDPKNTMRQIASTNKLTEIEIRRIVYGLLQAGLVEMVRLAGAPVPPNPKMFPTQNKEEQKSLVNKLIGRIRTM, translated from the coding sequence ATGGCCCTGCGTGGAAATTTACGTGATTTTACGATCACACAATTGCTAAATCTGATTAACCTTGCCAGCAAGACTGGCACGTTGGTTGTGGATGGGGCTTCAGAACAGGCGTTTCTTTCCTTCCGTGATGGGAAACTGGCGTATGCCCGGATTGGCAAGGAGGATGGAAGCCTGGCGAATATTCTTCATAAAGCCAACAAGATCAACGCCAATCAGTATCGTGCGATTGCCGACCGCGCCGGGCAGATGAGCGATAAGGAGCTGGGACTTCTGCTTATTAATGCCGGGTATCTGTCCCAGGAGGATATCCTGTTGAATTTGCAGGGATATTTTACCGACGTGGTACGCCGCTTGTTTACATGGGTCGAGGGTATCTTCCGCTTTGAAAATGAGATGCTGCCCCCCGAAGACCGCATCAATGTGCGGCTCGACCTTGAGAATATCATTATCGAGGGTTCGCGTCAGCTGCGTGAGCAGGAGCAATTGCAGGATGAGATCCCCAGCCTGGACATGGCTCTGCGGTTCACCGAACGACCCCTTACGAATGTCAATTTGAGCGTGGATGAATGGAAAGTCGTAAAGTTCGTCGACCCGAAGAATACGATGCGTCAGATCGCGAGCACGAACAAGCTGACCGAAATTGAGATCCGCAGGATCGTCTATGGTCTTTTACAGGCTGGCCTGGTTGAAATGGTGCGCCTCGCCGGCGCTCCCGTCCCGCCCAACCCGAAGATGTTCCCAACGCAGAACAAGGAAGAACAGAAATCATTGGTCAATAAACTGATCGGCCGCATTCGTACGATGTAA
- a CDS encoding GNAT family N-acetyltransferase: MKKETLLNSNLNLRAVTWADAHAVAQLIYEVCQADGDVTVALTPEELQHEWRSEGFNLETDAFLMETQDGRVVGYQDFDNVKDHAHLAIDGYLHPDFKGFGIDRVLLERAEERAREEMKLTAPDLRVYIRSTMDGKDENAINLHKEMGYVPVRYFWRMEITLDETPAIPAFPAGIELYPFDKEAHGRLVWQADNEAFSEHWGSHGATFEKWSHRKFGRPEFDPALWLVAWDGDQIAGFSQNRFRMGIGWVGTLGVRKPWRKNGLGLALLQYSFHDFYNRGTKTIGLGVDASNSTGATRLYEKAGMHVASEFVTFEKELRPGRSFED, encoded by the coding sequence ATGAAAAAGGAAACGCTTCTTAACTCAAACTTGAACTTACGCGCTGTCACCTGGGCGGATGCCCACGCTGTGGCGCAGCTCATCTACGAAGTCTGCCAAGCAGACGGTGATGTCACTGTTGCTTTAACACCCGAGGAATTGCAGCACGAGTGGCGCAGCGAAGGCTTCAACCTCGAAACGGACGCCTTTCTCATGGAAACACAGGATGGGCGTGTGGTTGGCTACCAGGACTTCGATAATGTAAAAGATCACGCCCATTTAGCCATTGACGGCTATCTTCATCCCGACTTCAAAGGGTTTGGCATTGACCGTGTCTTGTTGGAGCGCGCCGAGGAACGCGCCCGCGAAGAGATGAAACTCACCGCGCCCGACCTGCGCGTGTACATCCGCAGTACGATGGATGGCAAGGATGAAAATGCCATCAACCTGCATAAGGAGATGGGTTACGTCCCCGTCCGCTATTTCTGGCGTATGGAGATCACGTTGGATGAAACGCCGGCCATCCCTGCCTTTCCTGCGGGAATCGAACTGTATCCCTTTGACAAGGAGGCGCATGGACGCCTTGTCTGGCAGGCGGATAATGAAGCCTTCAGCGAACATTGGGGCAGTCACGGCGCCACTTTTGAAAAGTGGTCTCATAGGAAATTCGGAAGACCTGAATTTGACCCGGCTTTGTGGCTGGTTGCCTGGGATGGCGATCAGATTGCGGGTTTCTCCCAAAATCGCTTTCGCATGGGAATTGGCTGGGTCGGCACGCTCGGAGTCCGCAAACCGTGGCGTAAAAACGGGCTTGGACTGGCATTGCTTCAGTATTCGTTCCATGATTTCTACAACCGGGGAACGAAGACCATCGGTCTCGGCGTGGATGCGTCCAATTCCACTGGCGCAACCCGTTTGTATGAAAAAGCGGGCATGCATGTGGCGAGCGAATTCGTTACATTTGAGAAGGAACTTCGGCCAGGACGAAGTTTTGAAGATTAA
- a CDS encoding UvrD-helicase domain-containing protein: MSLMDFLDKLNPQQRNAVTAADGPVLVVAGPGSGKTRVLTQRIAYLIANEGVRPWQILAVTFTNKAAKEMDARVKSILNEQATEGMMLGTFHSICARILRRESEHLPIESNFVIFDSDDQQSLTKAIIREMNLNEKLYRAQSVHASISRVKNELILPDDFPINTYRDEVVKRVYTEYQKRLVASNAVDFDDILVYTAQLLEDNPPVRDKYAQRFRHVLVDEFQDTNLAQYALVKHLASHHRNIFCVGDPDQSVYGWRGADYRNIRRFEQDFPDAQVILLEQNYRSHQNILDVAMGVIDRASNRRKKRLFSHRGAGEKIFFYEARDDYGEASFVVDTIAQLVASGDFEPKDCAVMYRTNAMSRLLEEAFLQARLPYKLVGAQRFYGRREVKDMIAFLRLAHNPADEAALGRIINVPPRGIGEKTLTTLHMVARQNNTNAGNILLDLARGAESPFYKSFTGRAAVPLADFGGMFTNWHALTQTATVAELFDRIVRDINYKEHIVEDDSEESLDRWENVQELKRLALEYSTRTLDEFLENVALVSDQDTLTDANAPTLLTLHAAKGLEYGAVFIVGLDDGIMPHSRSFDEPEQMEEERRLFYVGITRAKDRLYLLRAIQRGGRGMAEETFPSRFMDDIPTDMLVGRTRTGRSMRGAPSDVKWSLPSSGKSAPVTQALYKAGTRVQHPMWGEGIVLDTRMQDGDEIIDVVFESVGIKRLAASLANLKII; this comes from the coding sequence ATGTCTCTCATGGACTTCCTCGATAAACTCAACCCCCAGCAACGAAACGCTGTCACAGCGGCGGACGGGCCTGTTTTGGTCGTGGCAGGTCCCGGGTCCGGAAAGACGCGGGTGCTGACACAGCGCATCGCCTACCTCATCGCCAACGAAGGCGTCCGCCCGTGGCAGATCCTCGCTGTCACCTTCACCAACAAAGCCGCCAAAGAAATGGATGCGCGTGTCAAATCCATTTTGAACGAGCAGGCGACCGAAGGGATGATGCTCGGAACCTTCCACTCCATCTGCGCGCGGATTCTACGCCGCGAGTCCGAACACCTGCCGATTGAATCAAATTTCGTCATCTTCGATTCAGACGACCAGCAAAGCCTGACCAAAGCCATCATCCGCGAGATGAATTTGAATGAGAAGTTGTACCGCGCCCAAAGTGTGCATGCTTCGATCTCGCGCGTCAAGAACGAACTGATCCTGCCCGATGACTTCCCCATCAACACCTACCGCGACGAAGTGGTCAAGCGAGTATATACCGAGTATCAAAAGCGGCTCGTCGCCAGCAACGCCGTGGACTTTGACGACATTTTGGTTTACACCGCGCAACTTCTAGAGGACAACCCGCCTGTGCGTGACAAATACGCCCAGCGTTTCCGTCATGTCCTAGTGGATGAATTTCAGGATACCAATCTCGCGCAGTATGCGTTGGTGAAACACCTTGCATCACATCATAGAAATATATTTTGCGTTGGGGATCCCGATCAATCAGTGTACGGATGGCGCGGGGCGGACTACCGAAACATAAGAAGATTTGAGCAAGACTTTCCTGATGCACAAGTGATACTCTTAGAACAGAATTATCGCTCGCATCAAAACATCCTCGACGTGGCAATGGGCGTCATTGATCGCGCCAGCAACCGCCGCAAAAAACGCCTGTTCAGTCACCGCGGCGCGGGCGAGAAGATCTTCTTTTATGAAGCGCGTGACGATTACGGCGAAGCCTCCTTCGTTGTGGATACCATCGCGCAGCTCGTTGCCTCGGGAGATTTCGAGCCAAAAGATTGCGCGGTGATGTACCGCACCAACGCCATGTCCCGTTTGCTTGAAGAAGCCTTCTTGCAGGCACGCCTTCCTTATAAACTGGTCGGCGCACAACGCTTTTACGGACGCCGCGAAGTCAAGGACATGATCGCCTTCCTGCGCCTTGCCCACAATCCTGCGGACGAAGCCGCCCTCGGGCGCATCATCAACGTTCCGCCGCGCGGCATCGGCGAAAAGACTCTCACCACCCTGCACATGGTCGCACGCCAGAACAACACCAATGCAGGGAACATCCTGCTCGATCTTGCTCGTGGCGCAGAGTCACCTTTCTACAAATCCTTCACCGGGCGCGCCGCCGTCCCGCTCGCAGACTTTGGCGGCATGTTCACCAACTGGCATGCGCTCACGCAAACCGCCACCGTCGCCGAACTTTTCGACCGCATCGTGCGCGACATCAATTACAAAGAACACATTGTCGAAGATGACTCAGAAGAAAGCCTCGACCGCTGGGAGAATGTGCAGGAGTTGAAACGTCTCGCACTCGAATATTCCACGCGCACGCTCGATGAATTTCTCGAAAACGTCGCACTCGTCTCCGACCAGGACACGCTCACCGACGCCAACGCGCCCACCCTGCTCACGCTCCACGCCGCCAAGGGGCTCGAATATGGCGCGGTCTTCATCGTCGGACTCGACGACGGCATCATGCCGCACAGCCGCTCCTTCGACGAGCCCGAACAAATGGAGGAAGAACGCCGCCTTTTTTACGTCGGCATCACCCGCGCCAAAGACCGCCTCTATCTCCTGCGCGCCATTCAACGCGGCGGTCGCGGCATGGCGGAGGAAACCTTCCCCTCGCGCTTCATGGATGACATCCCAACGGATATGCTGGTCGGGCGCACCCGCACAGGACGTTCGATGCGCGGCGCACCATCCGATGTAAAGTGGTCGCTTCCTTCTTCGGGGAAATCTGCTCCTGTCACCCAAGCCTTGTACAAAGCTGGGACTCGCGTCCAGCACCCCATGTGGGGCGAAGGCATCGTCCTTGACACAAGAATGCAAGACGGTGACGAGATCATTGACGTGGTCTTTGAATCGGTCGGCATCAAACGTCTCGCCGCAAGTTTGGCGAATTTGAAAATTATCTAA
- a CDS encoding ATP/GTP-binding protein — protein sequence MQTVKMVVTGPFSAGKTQFIQSVSEIDVVATERKISSDEERTVKSATTVAMDFGRITVDEDLVLYLFGTPGQKRFDFMWEILSEGMLGFIVMVDSTRPETFREARSILETFRAYAPTPYVVAANKQDMEDSWEIEDVRHALRLDKNTKLLPCVATERDTVKTVLLELLYSIINEMEGK from the coding sequence ATGCAAACGGTCAAAATGGTAGTGACAGGCCCATTCAGTGCAGGCAAGACCCAATTCATTCAGTCGGTGAGTGAGATCGATGTTGTTGCCACGGAACGCAAGATCTCTTCGGATGAGGAGCGCACTGTTAAATCCGCCACCACCGTGGCGATGGATTTCGGCCGCATCACAGTCGATGAGGATCTGGTGCTGTATCTTTTTGGCACGCCCGGCCAGAAGCGTTTTGATTTCATGTGGGAGATCCTTTCAGAGGGCATGTTGGGTTTTATTGTCATGGTGGACAGCACCCGTCCCGAGACCTTCCGCGAAGCGCGCTCCATCCTTGAGACCTTCCGCGCGTATGCGCCCACACCGTATGTCGTTGCGGCAAACAAGCAGGACATGGAAGATTCATGGGAAATTGAGGATGTGCGCCATGCCCTGCGGCTTGATAAGAACACAAAACTTTTGCCTTGCGTTGCCACGGAGCGGGATACTGTAAAGACGGTCCTGCTTGAGCTTTTGTATAGCATCATAAATGAAATGGAAGGGAAATAG
- a CDS encoding GNAT family protein: protein MNDFLKGKVVRLGAVDHEELGKAYAIWNRDSELKRLSDSSASRLHSSKAGFAFFEKDLEKANPARHYFCIRAIEDDRLLGNINLDVIHDWASRDAFVGIGINNREDWDKGYGTEAMTLMLQFAFTEINLRRVTLAVFEYNPRAVRSYEKCGFRIEGRQRSALLKDGKRWDIIYMGILLDDWMELNNEKGNAS from the coding sequence ATGAACGATTTTTTGAAGGGCAAAGTGGTACGGCTTGGGGCAGTGGATCACGAAGAGTTGGGCAAAGCCTACGCCATCTGGAATCGCGATTCTGAATTAAAACGGTTATCCGATTCAAGTGCATCGCGTCTGCACTCGTCGAAGGCGGGGTTTGCTTTTTTTGAGAAAGACCTTGAAAAAGCAAACCCCGCCCGGCATTATTTTTGCATCCGCGCCATCGAAGATGACCGCCTGCTTGGCAACATCAATCTTGACGTCATCCATGACTGGGCTTCGCGTGATGCCTTCGTTGGTATCGGTATCAATAACCGTGAAGACTGGGACAAAGGCTATGGCACTGAGGCGATGACCCTCATGCTGCAATTCGCTTTTACCGAAATTAATCTGCGTCGTGTCACGCTTGCCGTGTTTGAATACAACCCTCGTGCGGTCCGCTCCTATGAAAAGTGTGGTTTTCGCATCGAAGGGCGCCAGCGCAGCGCATTGCTCAAGGATGGAAAACGCTGGGATATTATTTATATGGGAATTTTATTGGACGATTGGATGGAATTGAACAATGAAAAAGGAAACGCTTCTTAA
- a CDS encoding GNAT family protein gives MKDIYRGTLVRLASESAETMAQSFVKWDRDSQAHRLGDSAPAQLWSEKKTREFVEKNDDKQGNSFRFAIRTLNEDTLIGVTSLWVHSWTHSDAWLGIFIGEREYRGRGFGTDAMRLIVGYGFCELNLRRITLGLHLYNERALKSYLKVGFTLEGRARGEGLRDGVRYDGLYMGLLREEWKAQGAA, from the coding sequence ATGAAAGACATCTATCGCGGCACCCTCGTCCGCCTCGCCTCCGAATCTGCGGAGACGATGGCCCAATCCTTTGTCAAATGGGATCGCGACTCGCAGGCACACCGCCTTGGTGACAGTGCGCCTGCGCAGTTATGGTCGGAGAAAAAGACCAGGGAGTTTGTCGAAAAGAATGACGACAAACAAGGGAACAGTTTCCGCTTTGCGATCCGCACGCTTAATGAAGATACATTGATTGGTGTTACGTCGCTGTGGGTACATTCGTGGACCCACAGCGACGCATGGCTTGGCATTTTTATTGGTGAGCGCGAGTATAGGGGTAGGGGCTTTGGCACAGATGCCATGCGCCTGATCGTGGGATATGGATTTTGCGAGTTGAACCTGCGGCGCATTACGCTTGGCTTGCATTTGTACAATGAACGTGCTTTGAAGTCCTACTTAAAGGTCGGTTTTACACTCGAAGGACGGGCGCGCGGTGAAGGTTTGCGTGACGGCGTCCGTTACGATGGCCTGTATATGGGATTGCTGCGCGAGGAATGGAAGGCGCAAGGTGCGGCATGA
- a CDS encoding GNAT family N-acetyltransferase, with the protein MKEKIETLHISLPEGFTVRGANLNDIQPAIEMINAWSQSVIQQDDITDAGAIRTEWGSPGFDPARDIRLVVSPKGEMAGYIEVWTNAKPPVHPWIWGRVHPDFDGLGIGTWLLQWAEAHACRVLDDLPADLRFAPRTGTLRAAVDSKKLFEDRGFSYIRSFHQMHIEMDEAPPPPLWPEGITVRTADPEKDIQTVYAAAEESFRDHFGHIPEPFEEGFARFKHFFTGEGYDPTVWFLAMDGDEIAGVSLCRPRSYEDADLGWVNTLGVRRPWRKKGLGLALLQHSFGEFFRRGKRKVGLGVDAENLTGALRLYEKAGMHVHLVFDTYEKTIRTGREISVESLSE; encoded by the coding sequence ATGAAGGAAAAGATCGAAACCTTACACATCTCATTGCCGGAAGGATTTACCGTCCGAGGCGCGAATTTAAATGATATCCAACCTGCGATCGAAATGATCAACGCATGGTCGCAGTCCGTGATACAGCAGGATGACATCACCGATGCTGGAGCGATCCGCACGGAATGGGGCTCGCCGGGCTTTGATCCTGCGCGGGATATCCGCCTCGTCGTTTCGCCTAAAGGGGAAATGGCTGGCTACATTGAGGTGTGGACAAACGCCAAACCGCCCGTCCATCCGTGGATCTGGGGACGTGTCCACCCGGACTTTGACGGGCTGGGGATCGGCACATGGCTTTTACAATGGGCGGAAGCGCATGCCTGCCGCGTGCTGGACGACCTGCCAGCAGACCTGCGCTTCGCTCCCCGGACGGGGACATTACGCGCCGCTGTAGATTCCAAAAAACTATTCGAGGATCGCGGTTTTTCCTATATCCGCAGTTTCCACCAGATGCACATCGAGATGGATGAAGCGCCCCCCCCTCCGCTCTGGCCTGAGGGAATCACCGTCCGCACCGCCGACCCCGAAAAGGACATCCAGACCGTGTATGCGGCAGCCGAAGAATCGTTTCGCGACCATTTTGGTCACATCCCTGAGCCGTTCGAAGAAGGCTTTGCGCGTTTCAAGCATTTCTTCACAGGGGAAGGTTATGATCCGACTGTCTGGTTCCTTGCAATGGATGGCGATGAAATTGCCGGCGTCAGTTTGTGCCGCCCGAGGTCCTATGAAGATGCCGATCTCGGCTGGGTAAACACCCTCGGCGTCCGACGCCCCTGGCGTAAAAAGGGACTTGGGCTGGCGCTCCTTCAGCACAGCTTCGGCGAGTTTTTTCGGCGCGGCAAGCGCAAGGTTGGCCTTGGTGTGGACGCGGAAAACCTGACCGGCGCCCTGCGCTTATATGAGAAGGCAGGTATGCATGTTCACCTGGTGTTTGACACGTATGAAAAGACGATTCGCACAGGACGTGAAATCAGTGTAGAATCTCTGTCAGAATAA
- a CDS encoding GNAT family N-acetyltransferase — protein MMMKSDLFLRNLGEGLILRRASAEDADAVADINSRLHSDDGPDKPDPRIASWTRDLLARPHPTLSPRDFTIVEETASGRIVSTLCLIPQIWTYEGIEFGVGRPELVCTLPEYRRRGLVRVQMEQVHKWSAERGHLVQIITGIPFYYRQFGYAMALNFVGRRFGFEPHVAALKGGETEKFTLRPAVGKDVDFILKIYQENEKRYAVSCERTPEIIHYELNGQSVDNVNHFAMAVIEDAGGERVGYIQHATSLWFDGLYCTYYGLAAGISWLEVSLSVARYLWRQGGEYARRDSQTRTSFGFSLGEQHPVYEAMDDKLPAQRKPYTYYVRVADLPAFLNRVKPALEKRLAGSIAVGHTGELRISFYTSGLHMVFERGAITSIEPLRITSGVGTDASFPDLTFLHLLFGHRTLDELRHAFTDCYWENNTARVLLKALFPRRPSDVYPIY, from the coding sequence ATGATGATGAAAAGTGATTTATTTTTACGCAACCTCGGTGAGGGGCTGATTCTGCGCCGCGCTTCCGCCGAAGACGCGGATGCCGTTGCGGACATCAACAGCCGCCTGCACAGCGACGATGGACCCGACAAGCCGGACCCGCGCATCGCTTCATGGACCCGCGACCTGCTCGCCAGGCCCCATCCGACTCTCAGCCCGCGCGACTTTACCATCGTTGAGGAAACTGCCAGCGGGCGCATCGTTTCGACGTTATGCTTGATCCCCCAAATATGGACCTACGAGGGCATCGAGTTTGGCGTGGGACGGCCGGAACTTGTCTGTACCCTGCCCGAGTATCGCCGGCGTGGTCTTGTCCGTGTGCAAATGGAGCAAGTTCACAAATGGAGTGCCGAACGCGGTCATCTCGTGCAGATTATTACAGGCATCCCGTTTTACTACCGCCAGTTTGGTTATGCTATGGCTTTAAATTTTGTGGGCCGCCGCTTTGGTTTTGAACCGCATGTGGCGGCATTAAAGGGTGGCGAGACGGAGAAGTTCACATTGCGCCCCGCCGTGGGAAAGGATGTGGATTTTATTTTGAAAATCTATCAGGAAAATGAAAAGCGCTACGCAGTTTCCTGTGAACGCACCCCTGAGATCATACATTATGAACTGAACGGGCAAAGCGTGGATAATGTCAATCATTTTGCCATGGCGGTGATCGAAGATGCGGGCGGGGAACGGGTTGGGTATATTCAGCACGCCACTTCATTGTGGTTCGATGGCTTGTATTGCACCTATTATGGGCTTGCTGCGGGAATCTCGTGGCTGGAGGTTTCGCTAAGTGTGGCGCGTTATTTATGGAGGCAGGGCGGCGAATATGCCAGGCGCGATTCGCAAACCCGCACTTCGTTTGGCTTCAGCCTTGGCGAGCAGCATCCTGTATACGAAGCAATGGACGATAAACTTCCTGCCCAGCGCAAGCCGTACACGTACTATGTCCGCGTGGCGGATCTGCCTGCATTCCTGAACCGCGTCAAGCCTGCTTTGGAGAAGCGGCTGGCCGGGTCCATTGCGGTTGGGCATACCGGCGAGCTGCGGATCAGTTTTTACACAAGCGGCTTGCACATGGTTTTCGAACGCGGAGCGATCACCTCCATCGAGCCTCTTCGAATTACTTCCGGAGTTGGGACCGACGCCAGCTTTCCCGATCTGACCTTCCTGCATCTTCTCTTTGGCCACCGTACTTTGGATGAATTACGCCACGCCTTTACCGATTGTTACTGGGAAAATAACACCGCGCGGGTGTTGTTGAAGGCCCTCTTCCCCAGGCGCCCGTCGGATGTGTATCCGATTTATTAG
- a CDS encoding HAD family phosphatase — MGIRAVFFDFGGVLQRTEFQAPRQHLAERFGMDYDDMDKLVFGGGPNGTAAKATTGEISVDQHWKSVARKLKIRDDEIAALEAEFFGGDVIDWSMVGFLRSLRPRHKTGLISNAWSDMREYLLKKKLDDAFDHLVISAEVGIAKPDGRIYHLALQQAQVKAHEAVFVDDVKVNIEACQEIGMQGILFKEPQEAMGQLKQLLKIK; from the coding sequence ATGGGTATTCGTGCAGTTTTCTTTGATTTTGGCGGTGTCCTCCAGCGCACAGAATTTCAGGCTCCGCGCCAGCATCTGGCGGAGCGTTTTGGCATGGACTATGACGATATGGACAAGCTCGTTTTTGGCGGCGGTCCGAATGGCACTGCCGCAAAGGCGACCACAGGCGAGATCAGCGTGGATCAGCATTGGAAGTCTGTTGCCCGCAAACTCAAAATTCGGGACGATGAGATTGCAGCACTTGAAGCTGAATTTTTTGGCGGCGATGTGATTGATTGGTCGATGGTCGGGTTCCTGCGATCCCTGCGTCCGCGCCATAAAACCGGACTTATCAGCAATGCCTGGTCTGACATGCGTGAATACCTGCTCAAAAAAAAACTTGATGATGCCTTTGACCATCTGGTCATTTCCGCGGAGGTTGGCATTGCAAAGCCTGACGGGAGGATCTATCATCTTGCGCTGCAGCAGGCGCAGGTCAAGGCGCATGAAGCGGTCTTTGTGGATGATGTTAAGGTTAATATCGAGGCCTGTCAGGAAATCGGCATGCAGGGCATCCTCTTCAAGGAGCCGCAGGAAGCCATGGGTCAGTTGAAACAACTGTTGAAGATCAAATGA